From the genome of Medicago truncatula cultivar Jemalong A17 chromosome 2, MtrunA17r5.0-ANR, whole genome shotgun sequence:
ATGTGATGTTGTGTCAGTGTCAATGTTGTGTCCGATGTCCATGTTCGTGTATATGCTTGATAGCATTCTATAAATATGTGTTAGTGATTCACAGCTAATAAAACCCTAATCAGATAATAAAACAGATAAAAGTTATGTTTTAGAAACGGAATCTGACAATTCAACCAATTGAACCATAAAAACACTATCTACGATTCAATTATTTGAGGAATTCAATCACAGTTTCACCTCAACTTCAAACAATTGAAGCAAATTACATCATGACCCAGACATCTTCTGGGTTCAATCCGATTCAATTTCTAAAACATTAGGCACAAGTAAAAAGttccaaattaattaattaattaattaatcaaacaCATGTTATACCAGAAAAATTAATCAACCGCGTTCATAAATAAGGATTTCATTATAGAATCTAACAGCATTCAAATCCAACAATAATCACGGCGCTATTAACACCACAGTCATAATTAAAAACGGCAAAAACATAAACTCAATTACAAAATTGAATGCACTTTATTAATTCAACTTCTATTGCAGTAATTTTTGCACataattaaaacgaaaaaacaaaattcacgCTAAATCTACAAATCTAAACAAAGAATTCAATTAGCAGCGATAATATCGCCGCCAAATGATTCAAGACCAAGATCTGCTGAGTCAGCAGCAGCAGGACTACCAGGAACAAAGAAAACTGACTTAGCAGCGACCAGTTTCTTCCGTTGTGGACATCGAGGACCGTAGATCCCGGAGAAGAAGGAAGGGAAACCATCGGCAGAGACGGCGGTGGTTTGAGGCTGATCGGAAGGTGGAGGCGGCGGTGGTGAGGCTGGTGGACGGTAGATTGAGATCTGAGAGAGGGAGTTGAGACGGTGAGATCTGGCGGTTATCTTTGAGTCGCGGAGGCGAGCTAGGGTTCCTGGTTTGAGGAATTTGTGGAAGTGGTTTGGTAAAGTAGGTCTTGTTCTCTGCTTCATGGTGATGGAAGAAAGAGAGAATTGGGAgagaggttttagagagagagaattgggagaggttttagagagagagaggagtgGGGAAAGAGAGAGATATGGGAATTATTTAAGGAGGAAGGAGATAGGCGGGAAAGTGGTGAGAGCGGGGTTTGTGTGATTTTTTGGGTTTAGgttttgaaaaacaacaaaactaggggaTAGAGGCGGGATCTTGATTCTTTCTTCACACcttgtttttattgatttttggcTCCTTCTCTCctactttgtttttatttttattttacttcttttaaaaatttaactgttttttttttttttttaactcgatATCTAATTCAATGAATAATTAATCTAAAAAATCTATCATATCATTCATCAACAGGAGTTCAATTAAAATTGaagcaaaattttaaatatactGATTCAATACAGATATTGTTAGCATTTAGAATAGTCAGATCTAAAatctaaaatggaatatatttttAGACAAGTGTATTATCATTGACATGCTTTATTTGTTTACTATCTAActttatgaaaatgaaaatggattctcacaaaaaaaaaaaattgaaatgtttatCAATTTTCACTTTGTATTGTGTTTCATTCTgataataaacatatttttagaCAAGTGTATTATCATTAACATGTATTGTGTTtcattctgatctaactttaATGAAAATGGattctaatttttaaataaaattaattatgcgTGGATTTATTCCaaaaattattatgtttattCTTCAACATGCCTTGTTTGTTTAATCTggtataattttaattaaaattggattttctcaaGTTTTACCTTTaattattctctttctttttactGATGTCGTCCTTATTGTGGTTGTTAATTGTCTGTTTGAAACCGTGTTCAAAGGACTTCAAACGCACGACTACAAAGAAACTTGAAAATCTAGCTTCACAAAATTCATGTTCAAAGGACATTGAGACGCGAGAAACTTGAAGGAAACGCAAATCCAaacacaaatttttataaaaaaaatcaaagttttcaATCTCCAATATAATAAATACACAAACTTTCATAGACAACAATTGTAGTATTAAGATTGAAATCATCACATGCTCTCAttatttttcgtaaaaaaaatcaCCTGAAATTATTTAGTTAAGCGAAAAATTCTCTAAATAATTATAAGCTCTAATGTTTtataatgtaaaaataaatcttaaatatataatacaaaGTATTTTTATAAATCTTTTACTTGATTACTACATTTTATTGAGGGGTTGATTACAACTAAATATTTGTCTCCCAAAAAATAATCGACATATCtgtgattatttatttaaatatgtatgattttatagcgacataatatttttttaactcatttATGATGTTTATTTTAGATAATACGTAATGATCAATGAATTTCAAGaatgaacttatgaaaatatgttaatttgtccaatgattttaaaaaaaatttataggtgttatgagattttaatatttttttggagatCGAGTCATCCGGTTTAGTCTGATCTacttaacaattttattttacaggtTAGCAGTTGTGATCATTAGCAATGGAATTAGATTCGGCAGTTGGTTACTCTGAGAATGGAACTTATCAGTCGTTTGTTCAGTCAATTCCCCATGTTCAAATTCTTGTTGCGGAACTTCTCTGGCACAAAGACATTCCATTGAATGTATATGTGGTTGCTTGACGTCTTCTCATAAATCGGCTTTCTACCAAGGACAAAATATTTAGGTGATGCATCCTTGATCAAGACTCTCAACTTTGTGTGAGCAGGTGTGGTGCTTCAGAATCGGCTAATCACCTGTTTCTGAATTGTCATTTCTTCAGCAGCATTTGGCAGAATGGTTGGCATTGGATTGGTTTCTCTTTGTTGGATCCTTCATGTGTATTTGATCATTTTATGCAGATCAACTTTTTACTTACAGTTCAAAagttcaacaatattttatgtATGTTCTTTGGTTTTCTTGTGTATGGATATTTTAGAAagagatgaataatataatACTTAGCCAAAAGGAAGTCTCTATTCATCATATTTTAGATAAATTCAAGTTACTTTCCTATTGGTGGCTGAAGgcaaaatatgttaatttagCTTTCGGTTATCATGGGTGGTGGTTTAGCCTTCTATCTTGTTTAGGCATTGGCTAATAATACTCTTTCTTCTTGTAAGACTCTAATGATTCTCTTTAGTACATCATGTGCTACGAGGAACACTTTTTATTGtcaaaacaattaattttggcttgttaaaaaaaggGTTATACGACCGAGTCATCTGGTTTAATCCAGTTTTGTCATGCAATTCAATCAGTGATCTAGTGGTTTGATAATTGACCAGTGATCCATTCGGATCGATGACTGATgcagtttttaaaacattgactGACTTATCATGgcagagattttttttatgccAAGTAAACATCCATCGACAAAGAGGAAGATTAAGCAAtaaattatcatcaataaatttattaaaatgattgaAGTAGTCTAGACGAGACCCGCCCTTAATCTTTATTTCCACTTATGAATGAATAACATTGAAGTTGCCACACATACACAAGTTGATATGCCACTGATTAGCCATTAGCTTACTTAACCGACCCCAAAGCACCTTCCTGCGCCCATATTCACATGGAGCGTACACATTGGCGATGTAAAACTTTTTGTCACTCTTAATGAAACACCCTAGAATAATAAGAACATTTTTTTCAAACTCGTAGTCAACAACACATCCACCTCTAAATAATCCTACATATTTCAGATACCCCGCAAAACCCTAATCGATGGTCGCCAAGAGAAACCAAATGAATTAGAGTCCCGTAAAGTTTCACAtccacaatcatcaatcacCTCCATCTTTGTCCTGAATGCACGACATTGTAGGCCTTGTATCCCgaaccaaattaaaaatttcattcCGCTTCACCATACCTCCCAATCCTCTAACATTATACTTCCTTCCTACCCATACATAGAACCACCCTTCACACTAACAACCACCACTACTCACATGCCCTCACTTCCCTCTCTACAACCCCTTTGACAAAATTAACACCTTCCTTACCACACGCGGACTCCCTTTATAACATGTAATCCCCCCTCTTTCTCCACCCTTCATCTTAgataaaacaataacaataataacctTGCAACCTTTGTATTTTACCCCAATAGACTTATCAATCCTTCATGCATCATCTATTGTGACTTCATGTTTATCACGTAAAACCATCAAAATTTTCATATCACAATTAACCGATAAATAAGAACTACTAGAAGATAATTGAACCCCTGTTACCTTCAGCCTTAGGTGAATCATAAACGACTTTCAACATGTTCCCTCTACTTCTCTTTAATGTTTTAAACATAACTTTTATATCCTTACTCGAGAGTCGCATTATTTTCCGTAGACCATTGAGTGGAGTTTTCTCGTGCCTACCATGATCCTTCTTGGTTGTACAAACACCACCGGACTCTCCTTGACTACCTTTCATCGTTACTGAACCCCATTAAGTCTCCTTTGCAcagcagaagaaaaaacaatacaCACACTTCCAACATTGGGATCTTGCAGACGCTCCTAACTCAACCATCTACCAACACTAGGGATGTGTCATTTCGGCGGACAAGAGAGTAAGCATTGTCCCAAACGACATGAAAGAATCCTTGCCAAACTCTTTGCAAAATGCCCAGTAAACTAATCAACACTAACCTCTTTCTCAACATTGTTATCCTGGTCTTACCGAAAATTCCGCGCTTTCACCCACCCATTATTTATCTAGTCTCCCCCTAGCCTTAGTACATTTCATAACCTTTTTAATAACGGTGCTCGTAGCTGGCTTAATAGCTACTCACCCTATAACTCCAACACTTTATTTAACGTTGTAGAATCCGAATTTCTCTTAACTCGATCATTATCTTCACAATTAAGCTAGACATCATTTAAATCATAAACAAGTGTGTCAATTACAATGTCGCCGTCATTCACTCTATAGGTATCCCCCAAATCATAACTAAAGGAATCGAAATTAGATCTCCTtcgtttatatgaattcttcaaatttaatctatgctgctataatattcttaaaattaaaaatatagtaatcataggaattaatttatcattttctaaaaactgttattttaatttttttaaaagatttctcCATTTTCCCTCATATATTCATGGTACACAATTGCATGTCCTAATCTCCTTGCTGGATTAAATTACCTCTTTTGCTCGACCCCTTGCTTGATTAAATTACCTCATTctaatttcaataatttaaagGATTATTTTGCTCGACCCCTATAGTATCAAGGATACAAACTGATTTATAGTGACTGTGACACATTGTCATATTTTTGTGAATCGTATTGCTCAAACACATTAATCCATTCGAGAGTTACAtacttttgtgatttttttttttttttttctaaatagtcTGACAGTGAAACTCAAAAAACTAAATGCTGAGAAGCAGGAAATTGTAGGTTTGAATTCACGCCCTAACATATCAAATGTCCCTACAAGCTTTTACCATGTCACTTGTCCTTACCAGACATTTTTTGTGGTCGTTTTATTAGATGAAGAAGGCGTTATTTCTCTTaggactatatatatatatatatatatatatatatatgtattcttCAAGTGTATTCTTGTTGCATGCTTGAGAAATTGTTTTTCCGTTGTAAATTTGGTCTCATAATTTGAGTCTTGGAGATGTCAAACTACTGATGAAAATTGCAGTTCAGAGCTTTTGTTTCTTACTTTtgtgtttcttctttttcttgtttgttttttacaAGTCAGGGTGGATTTTCTATTATCTAATGGTAAAACTATTTCAAGATTGAGTCAACCTTGCATGTTAGGATTCAAAAGGAAGCCTATCCGCTCCGCCTAATCATGAATTTCCTCAAAATTGCTCCTCCCATTACTGGATATACATTCGAACCCAAATGCTGACTGCTGAGGTTTCGTTGCAGGGACTTTTGAAAACTCCCTCAAAATATTTTGCGATGGTTAAAATCCTCGCAAAATGGCTTAAAACCTGCCACAATCCAAATGCATTTTTGTCCGTAGTTTCCAATAAGAACTAAGAAGGAATATTCAAATCCTAGAACATTATgagtaattttattttcattttttttagaggtttcTTTATAATCATTTGTTGAACGCTAGATAAACATCTCTTCGTTATATTTATTACCCCACATATACTTGGCTTGCACGGTAACAATATATACTCCAGATTGCTCCAGAAcaacttgcaaaaaaaaatactccacaTACTTAAAAAGGTCAACACTGCAGAAAAAAGAAGGTCATATTCTGTAAAAAAAGAAGGTCAACACTGCAGAGACCTCCAAAAATCCTATACCAATTAagcttatttttcatttcataaacACCCTTCATACAGTTAATGGTTTTGCATTGATAACTTTCCGGAGTGCTAAACTTCAAAGAAAAGAATGGACACCACAAAAGGAGTAAGAGTTCAAAATATATTCCATCTCATTCCATTCTATATTATGTTATATATACGGATCTACAATTTATCTCTAATATTTGCAGTGGTCATCAAATTATTTGCAGTCATGATCAAAATGTTGTTACCTTAGATGTCAATGCTGCCAAAGATTTATTACATTCATCTGGTTACAATTATCTTGATGTGAGGTAATCAACAAAGGATCGAGTTTCTCCAATTTCCTTCTTTATCTGTAATTTTCAAAAGGAATACCTAACATacctttaaaaagaaaaaactcaagtccttttctttcttttgcccCTTTAAATAGATCAGTGGAGGAATTCAACAAAAGCCATATTGAGAATGCTATTAATGCACCCTATATGTTCAAAACAGAAGAAGGTAATAATATTGTGTATTTAATGGTAGCACACTTCACTAGTCTTCAGGTTCAACTTTATGTGTCTTAATCATATAACAGGACGGGTGAAAAATCTTGATTTTGTTAACCAAGTTGCAGCAATATGTAAGAGTGAGGATCACTTAATTGTGGTAAAAACCTTTTAGCTCTCTAAAATATAAAGTAATATGCACGCATAAAATAGCCTATTTTAAATAGGCTCATTTTACTATAATGAATAACAAATTCAGGCTTGCAATAGTGGAGGAAGATCAAGTCGAACTTGCGTTGATCTACATAATTCAGTAAGTCTATAACTATAACCAACCtcaaattcacaattttttttaaaggacaaATTTCATCGGGGACAATTGTATAATAATCGATATTTTATCGGATGTCTCCGAAGGAACATTGTAAAATAATCGATAATGTCCCTTGAACTGTAATATCGTAAAtctatatacatacatatataaaatagcTTTTAATCTTTTCTGCATCACTTTTGTCTAAAATCTATCGTATATGTCATATAATTTGCAAAACGCAGggatttaaaaatattgttaagaTTGGGGGAGGCTACTCAAAACAGCTTGCAAGTTCCGCCCATAATTTTATATGTATGAACGTGTATTTCTATAAATCCTTGTGAACTTACTTAACATGCGAGTGTTTGTAAACCCACTTCAGGTGGTAGGTGTTGATTTGAATGGCATGTTTTTCTTAACGTCTGATGTTCCATCTTCTCGAGTGACAATTTCAATGAGTTAGTAtggtctattaaaaaaaaaatccagtgtatatctaattattttattttatttttgacaagtctaattttattttatgaatattgTCTAGTATAATTTTAGGTGGGGTCTAGGCTACTTTGAAAAATCGTGGATAATTTATccaacaaccaatcaaatttagatacataaaataaatttgcaaATGATACCCACAAGCTAATCTTTACGCAATTCAGAAACATACTCAtgctattaaattttattaattgatcGTTAAATCATCCACAATTATTTAAAGATAGTTTAGAGaaaactttttatttctttaacaaGAAAATGTTAAAGCGGTGTTATCTTCCTTTATGGaataaattatacaatatccttaccaactgagcagAGCTCACGATGACGAATAAGTAGCACTCTAATAACGGAGCTGGcccatgtatttttatttttttatttttataataatatgagCATCTACtaactatacaaaaaaaaaaaaaaaaatccctgttttttccatttttgccctTGAGGGGGTATTTGAGTCATTTCCTAATTGTTGGAGTCTTTTTGTTGACAGCATCACTATTTTCACTATATATATCGAAGTTATACTAGTGATACCATTTCATATTTCTCTGCTTTACCTCCGGTTCCGGTTACCATCATCATTCTCAGATTTCTCTCTGAATCCAATTATCATCATCGTTAATCAAAGGTTGGTTTTTGATTTTCTTATCCACATGCATGTTTATTCTTTGTGTTGTTTTTGCGGTTTCTTTTCTTCCCTTCTTCATGTGGCTTAATCGATTGAGAGATTAGGTTTGGTCtgtatgttgtttttgttttaattgattgagagattttggtttgatttaggtcgattttggttttggattttctgattttttgttgttgttggaaggCTGTGTTCTGGGTTTGTGTTTATCTTTGGTTGTTTGTGtttataagatgttgttgattgGCTTTGTTTGTACTTTGCATGCATGTGTTATGGCATGTTGATTTTGTTGAGTTGgtgtgttgttgtttgttttgtttgattctaGCAATGATATCAaaagtttgttggttttcttatttggtgtatgTTTTATAGAAAATTTTATGTTTAGTTTGATTATGGTGTAAGTATGATGATGAATATTTGGCAATGGTATTGAAAATTTTGGCAATGGCATTGAAGATTATTGATGCTGATACTGTTTTTGAAAGTTTTATTGTATGGTGAGGTCATTTGATACATTGAATATTCTTGGTCTGTTATTTGATGTTTCAAAAAATGGCACAGAAAAATCTTGCAATGATTCAGAAAATATGTTTGCTCTCTCACTTGATGTGTCAAAAAATCTTGATTTAGAGTCTTATGATATTCATGGTTTGGAAAATTTATTTGGTGCTGAAGGTATTCCCAAAAGATCCTATAACATTGATGCATGATAAGATTATGAATCAATGGATTGTCAAAGaatcttcttttttggttaaaaaaaaaaaaaaaatcttggtgAAAGTATGTGTTTTGATAGTATGCCAATCTTCTTATAACTCAGTAC
Proteins encoded in this window:
- the LOC11417537 gene encoding uncharacterized protein; this translates as MKQRTRPTLPNHFHKFLKPGTLARLRDSKITARSHRLNSLSQISIYRPPASPPPPPPSDQPQTTAVSADGFPSFFSGIYGPRCPQRKKLVAAKSVFFVPGSPAAADSADLGLESFGGDIIAAN
- the LOC120578413 gene encoding protein HIGH ARSENIC CONTENT 1, mitochondrial-like, with product MELDSAVGYSENGTYQSFVQSIPHVQILVAELLWHKDIPLNVCHDQNVVTLDVNAAKDLLHSSGYNYLDVRSVEEFNKSHIENAINAPYMFKTEEGRVKNLDFVNQVAAICKSEDHLIVACNSGGRSSRTCVDLHNSGFKNIVKIGGGYSKQLASSAHNFICMNVYFYKSL